The following coding sequences lie in one Sorex araneus isolate mSorAra2 chromosome 4, mSorAra2.pri, whole genome shotgun sequence genomic window:
- the DCTPP1 gene encoding dCTP pyrophosphatase 1, with amino-acid sequence MSASGGKACGDTGQESGTAAAGSFSFSPEPTLEDIRRLHAEFTAERDWEQFQQPRNLLLALVGEVGELAELFQWKPDEEPGPQAWPPRDRAALQEELSDVLIYLVALAARCRVDLPQAVLAKMDINRRHYPVHLSRGSARKYTDLPLEATSEDQTVGPAHQSST; translated from the exons ATGTCTGCCTCGGGAGGGAAGGCGTGTGGGGACACGGGGCAAGAGAGCGGCACTGCTGCGGCCGGTTCTTTCAGCTTCAGCCCGGAGCCCACGCTCGAGGACAT CCGTCGCCTCCATGCTGAATTTACTGCTGAACGAGACTGGGAACAGTTCCAACAGCCTCGGAACCTTCTCCTGGCCCtggtgggggaagtgggggagctggcagagctTTT TCAGTGGAAGCCTGATGAGGAGCCAGGCCCCCAAGCTTGGCCCCCCCGGGATCGGGCAGCCCTTCAAGAGGAACTTAGTGACGTCCTCATTTACCTGGTGGCACTAGCAGCCCGCTGCCGTGTGGATCTGCCCCAGGCAGTGCTCGCCAAGATGGACATCAACCGGCGCCACTACCCAGTGCATCTGTCCCGAGGCTCCGCCCGCAAGTACACGGACTTGCCCCTTGAGGCCACATCTGAAGACCAGACCGTGGGGCCTGCACACCAGTCGTCAACCTAG
- the ZNF771 gene encoding zinc finger protein 771, whose amino-acid sequence MTARSRGPAPPRPRSLGLAECPTARAPWPGAARAPNLRLVAKMPGEQQAEEEEEEEMQEEMVLLVKGEEEEGEEKYEVVKLKIPMDNKEVPSEAPAPPADPARPHACPDCGRAFARRSTLAKHARTHTGERPFACTECGRRFSQKSALTKHGRTHTGERPYECPECDKRFSAASNLRQHRRRHTGEKPYACAHCGRRFAQSSNYAQHLRVHTGEKPYACPDCGRAFGGSSCLARHRRTHTGERPYACADCGTRFAQSSALAKHRRVHTGEKPHRCAVCGRRFGHRSNLAEHARTHTGERPYPCAECGRRFRLSSHFIRHRRAHMRRRLYICAGCGRDFKLPPGAAAGTATERCPDCEGS is encoded by the exons ATGACGGCTCGCtctcgaggccccgccccgccccgcccccgaagCCTCGGCCTCGCTGAGTGCCCAACCGCCCGGGCGCCCTGGCCTGGGGCAGCGCGAGCCCCGAACCTGCGGCTG gtCGCCAAAATGCCTGGCGAacagcaggcagaggaggaggaggaggaagagatgcaAGAGGAGATGGTGCTGCTGGTGAagggtgaggaagaggagggtgagGAGAAGTATGAGGTAGTGAAACTCAAGATCCCCATGGACAACAAGGAG GTCCCGAGCGAGGCGCCAGCGCCGCCTGCCGACCCGGCGCGCCCGCACGCGTGCCCGGACTGCGGCCGCGCCTTTGCGCGCCGCTCCACGCTGGCCAagcacgcgcgcacgcacacgggcgagcggccctTCGCGTGCACCGAGTGCGGCCGGCGCTTCTCGCAGAAGTCGGCGCTGACCAAACACGGCCGCACGcacacgggcgagcggccctACGAGTGCCCCGAGTGCGACAAGCGCTTCTCGGCCGCCTCGAACCTGCGGCAGCACCGGCGGcgccacacgggcgagaagccgtACGCGTGCGCGCACTGCGGCCGCCGCTTCGCGCAGAGCTCCAACTACGCGCAGCACCTGCGCgtgcacacgggcgagaagccgtACGCGTGCCCGGACTGCGGACGCGCCTTCGGCGGCAGCTCGTGCCTGGCGCGCCACCGGCGCACGCACACGGGCGAGCGGCCGTACGCCTGCGCCGACTGCGGCACGCGCTTCGCGCAGAGCTCGGCGCTGGCCAAGCACCGGCGCgtgcacacgggcgagaagccgcACCGCTGCGCCGTGTGCGGCCGGCGCTTCGGCCACCGCTCCAACCTGGCGGagcacgcgcgcacgcacaccgGCGAGCGGCCCTACCCGTGCGCCGAGTGCGGCCGGCGCTTCCGCCTCAGCTCGCACTTCATCCGGCACCGCCGCGCGCACATGCGGCGCCGCCTCTACATCTGTGCGGGCTGCGGCCGGGACTTCAAGCTGCCCCCCGGCGCCGCGGCTGGCACCGCCACCGAGCGCTGCCCAGACTGCGAGGGCAGCTGA
- the ZNF48 gene encoding zinc finger protein 48, giving the protein MERAAEPWGAELQRPERREQLRGARAGLGIETVALSQPEEFEQTPQEDDLRFKEEEDLAPGREVGNASLKPDGFQTWDDLWVHREGLGKPRDRGPRLLGEPRWGQASDRAAVCGECGKSFRQMSDLVKHQRTHTGEKPYKCGVCGKGFGDSSARIKHQRTHSGEKPYRARPAAQGPPKIPRSRIPAGERPTICGECGKSFRQSSDLVKHQRTHTGEKPYKCGICGKGFGDSSARIKHQRTHRGEQAPRPVVPRRQPSRTAAVATQGPKGQDKPYVCTDCGKRFVLSCSLLTHQRSHLGPKPFGCDVCGKEFARGSDLVKHLRVHTGEKPYLCPECGKGFADSSARVKHLRTHSGERPHACPECDRTFSLSSTLLRHRLTHLEPQDFSFPGYPLAPLIPSPPPSSSPPPPPLGTSPPLTPRSPSHSGDGPFGLPGLEPEPGGPQAGEPPPPLAIDKPHKCPDCGKGFRRSSDLVKHHRVHTGEKPYLCPVCGKGFADSSARVKHLRTHRGERARSPPASTLLRPHNPPGPGPVAPPARVQAQPSAPSQRHVCGFCGKEFPRSSDLVKHRRTHTGEKPYKCAECGKGFGDSSARIKHQRGHLVLRPFGIGDDQARSLKEEPPTGLE; this is encoded by the exons ATGGAGCGCGCGGCGGAGCCTTGGGGCGCGGAGCTCCAACGTCCAGAACGGAGGGAGCAGCTGCGGGGCGCCCGCGCAG GTCTAGGGATCGAGACTGTGGCGCTCTCCCAGCCTGAGGAGTTTGAACAAACCCCACAGGAGGATGACTTGAGGTTCAAGGAGGAGGAAGATCTGGCCCCCGGCCGCGAAGTAGGAAATGCCTCTCTCAAACCCGACGGCTTCCAGACCTGGGATGATTTGTGGGTCCACAGAGAGGGACTAGGAAAGCCTCGGGATCGAGGCCCCCGGCTCCTGGGGGAACCCCGCTGGGGCCAGGCTAGCGATCGGGCTGCTGTGTGCGGTGAGTGCGGCAAGAGTTTTCGGCAGATGTCCGATCTGGTGAAACACCAGCGGACCCACACGGGGGAGAAGCCCTACAAGTGTGGCGTCTGTGGGAAGGGCTTTGGGGATAGCTCTGCGCGTATTAAACACCAGCGAACTCACAGCGGTGAGAAGCCCTACAGAGCCCGTCcagcagcccagggcccccccaAGATTCCTCGGTCCAGGATTCCTGCTGGTGAGCGCCCCACTATCTGCGGTGAGTGTGGCAAGAGCTTCCGGCAGAGTTCCGACCTGGTGAAGCACCAGCGCACACACACAGGTGAGAAGCCCTATAAGTGTGGCATCTGTGGCAAGGGCTTCGGGGACAGCTCCGCCCGCATAAAGCACCAGCGGACGCACCGGGGGGAGCAGGCCCCCCGGCCGGTGGTGCCCCGCCGGCAGCCTTCTCGAACAGCCGCAGTCGCCACTCAGGGACCCAAAGGCCAGGACAAGCCCTATGTCTGCACTGACTGTGGCAAGAGGTTCGTCCTCAGCTGCAGCCTCCTGACCCACCAGCGCAGTCACCTGGGGCCCAAACCATTTGGCTGCGACGTGTGCGGGAAAGAGTTTGCGCGGGGCTCGGATCTGGTGAAGCACCTCCGGGTGCACACGGGGGAGAAGCCCTACCTCTGCCCTGAGTGTGGCAAGGGCTTTGCCGACAGCTCGGCCCGGGTCAAACACCTCCGCACCCACAGCGGGGAAAGGCCGCACGCCTGCCCCGAATGTGACCGCACCTTCAGCCTCAGTTCCACCCTCCTGCGCCACCGCCTCACACACCTGGAGCCCCAGGACTTCAGCTTCCCGGGCTACCCTCTGGCCCCCCTCATCCCGAGCCCGCCACCCAGTTCaagtccccccccacctcctcttgGCACCAGCCCCCCGCTGACCCCGAGGAGCCCTTCGCACTCAGGTGACGGGCCTTTCGGCCTGCCAGGCTTGGAGCCCGAGCCTGGGGGCCCGCAGGCTGGGGAGCCGCCTCCACCACTAGCCATTGACAAGCCCCACAAGTGCCCCGACTGTGGCAAGGGCTTCCGCCGAAGCTCGGACCTGGTGAAGCACCATCGTGTGCACACGGGGGAGAAGCCCTACCTCTGCCCTGTGTGTGGCAAAGGGTTTGCCGACAGCTCGGCCCGGGTCAAGCATCTCCGCACCCACCGTGGTGAGCGGGCCCGGTCACCACCAGCATCCACTCTCCTGAGGCCACATAACcccccaggccccggccccgTGGCCCCTCCAGCCCGAGTCCAGGCCCAACCCTCTGCACCCAGCCAGCGGCATGTGTGTGGCTTCTGTGGGAAGGAGTTCCCCCGGAGCTCTGATTTAGTCAAACATAGGCGCACGCACACCGGGGAGAAGCCCTACAAGTGTGCGGAGTGTGGCAAGGGTTTCGGGGACAGTTCGGCCCGAATCAAGCACCAGCGTGGGCACCTGGTCTTGAGGCCCTTTGGGATAGGAGATGATCAAGCAAGGTCCCTCAAAGAGGAGCCACCGACGGGACTGGAATga